Proteins encoded within one genomic window of Pseudomonadota bacterium:
- a CDS encoding ornithine cyclodeaminase family protein, whose amino-acid sequence MRSIAAAEVERVLDFPSLVDRLQRMFQEGCEVPPRHHHAIDVPDAAKAMLLLMPAWQVGRHIGIKLVTVFPDNAGRSLPSVMGTYFLLDGKTGRPEALIDGPMLTLRRTAAASALAARFLAREDAKSMLMVGTGALAPHLIEAHASVRAIREVTVWGRDFAKAEALARRLSRPGLAVGAAADLAAAVGAADVISCATLSKTPLIRGAWLKPGQHLDLVGAYTPEMREADDAAVSRSTVWVDTKAGALKEAGDVVQPIRSGVLAETAIAGDLFGLCRGEAKKRSRPEEITFFKSVGTALEDLAAAELVAERVAA is encoded by the coding sequence ATGCGCAGCATCGCTGCCGCCGAGGTCGAGCGGGTGCTCGATTTTCCGAGCCTGGTCGACCGGCTGCAGCGCATGTTCCAAGAGGGCTGCGAGGTGCCGCCCCGGCACCATCACGCCATCGATGTGCCCGACGCGGCGAAGGCGATGCTGCTGTTGATGCCGGCCTGGCAGGTCGGGCGTCATATCGGCATCAAGCTGGTAACCGTGTTTCCCGACAACGCCGGCCGATCGCTGCCCTCGGTCATGGGCACCTATTTCTTGCTGGACGGCAAGACCGGCCGGCCGGAAGCGCTGATCGACGGCCCCATGCTCACCCTGAGACGCACCGCCGCCGCCTCGGCCTTGGCCGCGCGCTTCCTCGCCCGCGAGGATGCCAAGTCGATGCTCATGGTCGGCACCGGGGCGCTGGCGCCGCACCTGATCGAGGCGCATGCGTCGGTGCGCGCGATCCGCGAGGTGACGGTCTGGGGTCGCGATTTCGCCAAGGCGGAGGCGCTCGCCCGCCGGCTCTCCCGCCCGGGCCTCGCCGTGGGTGCGGCCGCCGACCTCGCCGCCGCGGTCGGCGCGGCCGATGTGATTTCCTGCGCCACCCTCTCGAAGACGCCGCTGATCCGGGGTGCCTGGCTCAAGCCCGGCCAGCATCTCGATCTCGTCGGCGCCTACACCCCGGAGATGCGCGAAGCCGACGATGCCGCCGTCAGCCGCTCGACCGTGTGGGTGGACACCAAGGCGGGCGCGCTCAAGGAAGCGGGCGACGTCGTGCAGCCGATCAGGTCCGGCGTGCTCGCCGAAACGGCCATCGCCGGCGATCTCTTCGGCCTTTGCCGGGGCGAGGCGAAAAAGCGCAGCCGACCCGAAGAGATCACCTTCTTCAAATCCGTCGGCACCGCGCTCGAGGATCTGGCGGCCGCCGAGCTGGTCGCCGAAAGGGTGGCAGCTTAG
- the ihfB gene encoding integration host factor subunit beta yields the protein MTKSELILHLAELNPHLYQRDVERIVSTIFEEIAGALARGDRVELRGFGAFSVKRRDNRVGRNPRTGEAVQVEAKAIPYFKTGKQLRDRLNEGSKSS from the coding sequence ATGACGAAGTCGGAGCTCATCCTGCACCTGGCGGAATTGAACCCGCACCTCTACCAGCGCGACGTCGAGCGGATCGTCTCGACGATTTTCGAGGAGATCGCCGGTGCGCTTGCCCGCGGCGACCGGGTGGAGCTCCGAGGTTTCGGGGCGTTCTCGGTCAAGCGCCGGGACAACCGGGTCGGGCGCAACCCGCGCACGGGCGAGGCCGTCCAGGTCGAGGCCAAGGCGATCCCCTACTTCAAGACCGGCAAGCAGCTGCGCGACCGTCTCAACGAAGGCAGCAAGAGCTCGTAA
- a CDS encoding GNAT family N-acetyltransferase: MAEILIRPAHAADADSVARLIAANAGFHGKPEMAKLTPGSVRRDGFGAEPLFWAYLAENHTEPVGIAQFYFIYRGWTGSRAIYVSDLFVEEAARGQGIGRRLMAAVARRAKEAGCGGLSLGVRNDNPARHFYERLGMSVYADSVSCRLEGEALARLAAEID; encoded by the coding sequence ATGGCCGAAATCCTCATCCGTCCCGCGCATGCCGCCGATGCTGATTCCGTGGCGCGGCTCATTGCCGCCAATGCCGGCTTTCACGGCAAGCCGGAGATGGCGAAGCTCACGCCCGGCTCGGTCCGCCGCGACGGCTTCGGCGCCGAGCCGTTGTTTTGGGCCTATCTCGCCGAAAACCACACCGAGCCCGTCGGCATCGCGCAGTTCTATTTCATTTATCGCGGCTGGACCGGTTCACGCGCGATCTATGTGTCCGACCTCTTTGTGGAGGAAGCGGCGCGCGGCCAAGGGATCGGCCGGCGGCTCATGGCGGCCGTGGCGCGACGCGCCAAAGAGGCCGGCTGCGGCGGCCTTTCGCTCGGCGTTCGAAACGACAATCCGGCCCGACATTTCTATGAACGGCTCGGCATGAGCGTCTACGCCGACTCGGTCAGCTGCCGTCTCGAAGGCGAAGCGCTGGCTCGGCTCGCGGCCGAGATCGACTAA
- a CDS encoding phosphoribosylanthranilate isomerase: MVAVKICGLTTPQAVTAAIWGGARYLGFVFYEPSPRNVTPIEAKRLIEGVPDDITIVALTVDADDRKLAEIVSILKPSLLQLHGGETPLRVSQVRARYHRPVLKAVAISGRGDLATAKRYEVAADLLLFDARPPKGALLPGGNGIAFDWRLLTKQTWRKPWMLSGGLTAGNIAEAVRLTKATIVDVSSGVEDKPGVKSPEKVANFLAVANPL; the protein is encoded by the coding sequence ATGGTCGCAGTCAAGATATGCGGGCTCACCACGCCGCAAGCCGTGACCGCGGCGATCTGGGGCGGGGCTCGCTACCTCGGCTTCGTCTTCTACGAGCCTAGCCCACGCAACGTGACGCCGATCGAGGCAAAGCGGCTCATCGAAGGTGTTCCCGACGACATCACCATCGTGGCCCTCACCGTCGATGCCGACGACCGGAAGCTGGCGGAGATCGTCAGCATCCTCAAGCCCAGCCTGTTGCAGCTCCATGGCGGCGAGACCCCGCTCCGGGTCTCCCAGGTGCGCGCCCGCTATCATCGCCCGGTGCTGAAGGCGGTGGCGATCTCCGGCCGCGGCGATCTGGCGACCGCCAAGCGCTACGAGGTGGCGGCCGACCTGCTCTTGTTCGATGCCCGCCCGCCCAAGGGCGCCTTGCTGCCCGGCGGCAACGGGATCGCCTTCGACTGGCGCCTCCTCACCAAACAGACCTGGCGCAAGCCCTGGATGCTCTCGGGCGGGCTCACCGCCGGCAACATCGCCGAAGCGGTCCGGCTGACCAAGGCCACCATCGTCGACGTCTCCTCCGGCGTCGAAGACAAGCCAGGCGTCAAATCCCCTGAAAAGGTTGCGAATTTCCTCGCCGTCGCCAACCCGCTGTAG
- a CDS encoding LapA family protein codes for MARRSALRRAISFLVMAPATVILVLFAVSNREPVLLSLWPLSEGVAAPLYLVVVALLAIGIVIGMAIAWASGARSRREVREARDRAEREARELSRRLAAVEQELAGNAAPGPPPASRSVTTTMA; via the coding sequence ATGGCTCGGCGTTCGGCTTTGCGCCGCGCCATCAGCTTCTTGGTGATGGCGCCGGCGACCGTCATTCTGGTGCTGTTCGCCGTCTCCAACCGCGAGCCGGTGCTGCTCTCGCTGTGGCCGTTGAGCGAGGGCGTCGCCGCTCCGCTCTATCTGGTCGTCGTGGCCCTGCTGGCGATTGGTATCGTCATCGGCATGGCGATCGCATGGGCCTCGGGCGCCCGCTCCCGGCGGGAGGTGCGCGAAGCCCGCGACCGGGCGGAGCGCGAGGCAAGGGAGCTCAGCCGGCGGCTGGCGGCGGTGGAGCAGGAGCTTGCCGGCAACGCCGCTCCCGGTCCGCCGCCGGCCAGCCGGTCCGTCACCACGACCATGGCCTAG
- the pyrF gene encoding orotidine-5'-phosphate decarboxylase, with amino-acid sequence MKTASLERVFCALDTTDRAWALRMATTLGRAAGGVKLGLEYYGAHGPAGVLAVSELGVKVFLDLKFHDIPNQVAGAVRSVIESCRPFMLTVHAAGGRAMLKAASEAAAETAARTGAPRPLVVGVTVLTSLDAGDLQSVGQLGPVTDQVERLAELAIAAGLDGLVCSAEEAAGLRQHLGSDPVLVVPGIRPAWSGADDQKRIVTPAEAVRRGASYLVIGRPITRATDPADALRRIGSALAEAA; translated from the coding sequence ATGAAGACGGCTTCTCTCGAGCGGGTGTTCTGCGCCCTCGACACCACCGACCGCGCCTGGGCGCTCCGGATGGCGACGACGCTCGGGCGCGCGGCGGGCGGCGTCAAACTCGGGCTCGAATATTATGGCGCGCATGGACCGGCGGGGGTGCTGGCGGTGAGCGAGCTCGGCGTGAAAGTGTTCCTCGACCTCAAGTTCCACGACATCCCGAATCAGGTTGCCGGCGCCGTGCGCTCGGTCATCGAGAGCTGCCGGCCCTTCATGCTGACCGTGCACGCCGCGGGCGGGCGGGCGATGCTGAAGGCGGCCAGCGAGGCCGCCGCCGAGACGGCCGCGCGCACGGGCGCGCCGCGCCCCCTCGTCGTCGGCGTCACCGTGCTCACCAGCCTCGATGCGGGCGATCTCCAGAGCGTGGGCCAACTTGGTCCGGTGACCGATCAGGTAGAGCGCCTGGCTGAGCTCGCCATCGCCGCCGGCCTCGACGGTCTCGTCTGCTCGGCCGAAGAAGCGGCGGGTCTGCGCCAGCATCTGGGATCGGACCCGGTCCTGGTGGTGCCGGGGATCCGGCCGGCGTGGAGCGGCGCCGACGATCAAAAGCGCATCGTGACCCCCGCGGAAGCCGTCCGCCGCGGTGCCTCCTATCTGGTGATCGGACGGCCGATCACCCGGGCGACGGATCCGGCCGATGCGCTCCGCCGCATCGGGAGCGCATTGGCCGAGGCGGCATAG